CAGCTGAATTACTTTCCAAAATAGGACAAGGCAAGTGAGCATAAGGGACAAGTTTCATGCTTGGAGTCCAACATTCTGCACTTCAGTAGATGGGcgcacacatttttgtttttttgggttcatttgtttgtttgtaccgTTTCACATCTTGAACTTTAAACAGCTTAAGATGAGACTCTTCCATGCGACTCTGAACTGAGAATATAACTCTTCTACTGGAAAGTGGGCTCAATCATAATGATGGAGCTTCACACTGCTGTTATCAtcatggttattattattattattattattattatgattactGTCAGTGTTATgattaacattattattgtcattattgaGTTTAAAGCTTATATTTTGATTTTTCATACCCCCATACCCCCAGGTACACGTTCTATTGTTTTGTGCTGTGACCTACAGCATTAGGCTCCAAAATAAAAGATTCAATGCATCTTTAATGTGTTGTGAGCCCAAATGGACTGCATTGGGACTAACAAATGAGGATGGTGATGGAGATGGTTAATTACCCAAAATGTCTCCGGTATTCTGCTTCAATACCAAAACACCAGCACCAGGATGAACACAGACTCTCACACAGGAAGAGCAGTGCACTCTGGAGAAATGCTGAGTGGAAATGTGAGGCAGTGGAGGGGAGAATCCGGCCCTCTCAGTCTGCACAAGGTGCAGGCTCTTCCATGTTGTACATGTGGATTCAAGGGGTCAGCGAGACCTTTCATCATCGCCCTTCTGTTTCTCAGCCCTGCAGGACTCTTGGACCGAGCAGAGGCTCCTGGCGCTGGTTTGACTTCCAGTGCAGCGCCAGGTCCTTGAGACTtttaacacatttgtgttttcagccATCAGTGTGATATAGTGCAATATGATGGGCGCTTGATGCTCAAGCAAGATTGATAAAAAATGATTTAGGCAGTATTTTTTTCTTACCGATGTTTCAACACTTTTATACCATCTTCCTCATATTTACTGGGAATATAGATGCTTTATGAGAATATTGTATGACAAATCTGTTTTAGTAATTCAAGGAATTTATTCACTAGAGATTTGTTAGCACAAGACTCCATATTTGGAGCGCTTTGTGACAGGTAGATAATTATACTTCTATAAAGCAAACATTATATAGAATGAATTATAGCCTACTGTATGAATATCTCTAAACTGTGCTTCAGGATATTTGTGATTACTCGACGCAGTGTAGCGATGGGTAATTGAACCTCATGTCTTctgtaacaaaatgtttttgataacCTTGTCAGTAACTCAATAGTATGTACTACCAGCCAAATTCCCTGTCCCCTTCAAACTCCTATGTCTTACCCTCAACCAGATGCATACCTCAAGTTGCTTGTATTGGAAAGCCATTTGTATTTCCTTGTCACAGCTTTGTTTATTATGTTCTGTTTTACCTCCTGTATAtgtacagttttcacagcaCAAGATGAATGAgttatttctaataaaaacacatccatATTACATGAAGAATGTGATCCTTGATTATTGGCGGGTAGACACATTATAAAGgtgaaatacaattttaaatatcGTATTCTAAGTCTTGCAATCATCTGATTCAACAAGCATCTTCTCCTGCATGTATATTAAgccagaacaaaacaaagcagcatctaaaaataaaagttgaaaaGTAAAATCTGCATCCtacaaactaaaataactaAATTGATGATAACAAATTTAAAGTTCTGACCACGTTGTTCATAAACACATTATGATCATGAAATACAACTTTAAATCTAATATTGGAATATGCAGAACGTGAGACAAAAGTGGATTTTGAACTCATGCCACATTAAAGCCTCTGGCAAACATTTTGCTGTTTAAATATAGACGTGATTTGCAGGTACAAAAACAGCAATCTGTTAAGATGATGAAAGTGCAATTCCCCTCTGTTCTATTTTCATGCTTTCCAAGGAGGCAAATCATTACAGAAAAAAAGACCTGTGAAGTTGAGtaatgagaaaacaaacagatttgACAGGGACCAGGATATGATTCTGACCTCTTTAAAAATAGGACATGATGTCGACAGTTTAAATTTAGTTGTGTCTGCAGTATTGCcactctgctttctctcttctccatATAATCCGTTCTTGTTCTTCGTTTTAATTGAACCAATGTGCTGTAATTCTGCTGCAAGGCATAAGGAAAAAGAGTTTTACATCATCCATTTGTGTAGTCTTGCTCATTTTGTGAGGTCATCAGGAGAGCAGACTGGCTTGTGTGCTTTACTGTAGGAACGATCTTTCACTGTACACCATGTTTGTTACCATGTCACATGGTATGCACCATTTTCTTTGTAGagtctgattttttttttatgctttgtGAAACATTTCACACCAAAAATCATCTGTGCAGTGTTCACAGCCTGCTCGTGACAATTCAGAGCACTAATGTTGACTCTGAAAGTAAGTCACTGTTGACTCTcacttttcatatttctttatttgaccAAGAAGACAGGTTGGCTGAAAAATGGACGGACAGGTACAGGGGAAGATGCAACACTTTCCTCAtgtgtaaatacacacattttaattgtataatttatattcacattaaaaacatgaatatagaATGAGACAAACTTCTGTCTGCAGCCTTTCTTTATCGTGATACACAAGTGCAGCATACTGTTAacccacataaacacacatggacAGTTTGTATGCAGCTATAAAGAagtgtgaatattatatataaatattatgtaaaaGGATGCAGCCTCTCTTTCCTCATCAGCCATTTACAAATCAAATCCAATCAAGATcccaataataaataatgtgtgtctgtgtgtctgtgtgtgtgtgtgtgtgtgtgtgtgtgtgtgtgtgtgtgtgtgtgtgtctgtgtgtctgtgtgtctgtgtgtgtctgtgtgtgtgtaaaaaacagAGCCCCAATGCTAATAACATCCTAAAGCTGTCGATGAATAACTACCCCCCACCATCCAACACATACAACTCCCGCTTCTCATCTCAACCCCCCAGCCCTCCCGACGTGAAATCCAGATCAATTAGCACCTTGCTGGCAGTAACAGCGAGGTGCTGGCTGTCTCTTAATTGAAGGCTGTTGCTATAGAAACAGCTGATGCTAATTCTCTAGACGGGTGAGGAAGAGAAGGTCTTTAAACTCCCAAAGAGAAGCgaaagaacagaaagagaagatgCTATTTCTTTCCACAGGCACTAATGTCTTCTTAATGATTGTCAGCAGCACatgaaattattataattagcaAGTGCAGAGCAGTAGCAAGGTTCATCTCctgtaaattgtatttttgtttaaGCTTGAGGAAATTACATACAATGAAGAAGAGATGGTTTGACGCTAAACACCCAAGCTTTACGGAATATAAGTAACCTTATTCCTGTTATTGTCAGTGATTCTCTCTGCAGAACACAACCTATTATACAacaaggaggaaagaaaaggctGAGGAGAGCAGTGGAAGTAAAAGCAGCGTTGGCTGTCTACGCATGAACCCAGTAATACAGCTGCTATCGGCATGCTGTCACCTAAAAATTGTATGACATTGTAGATGGCGTTTTATCTGAGGTACTGGACAGAAGCAGCGATTGGAGAGACAGTTACACAATTAAAGGATTGCTTCATGGATTAAATCTCTGGAACCGGCCAATGTCTTTTAACTCATATTACTGCAACCTGTCAACAAGCAAGACACTAAAGTACCACCTGATCACTCACTCCAGCATCAGCTTCATGCCTGTATACTGCTTTGTAATATAATGGTATTTAGGATTGGACACAATACATAATTACAGCAATAACACTTGGAAACTGCAATACAATACACAGTACAATTGTTTCTCAtcacaaggtccatttagtagctgttttGCAGCTTTTAATCACATTACCCTGTCCTCATCAGCAGATGAAGTTTGTCATGGAACTGTAGATGTTCAGATTTTTTCTTAAGGTGTTCAAAGAAGATTGGAAAATGAATAGAGCATAGAAATCCATAATAACTTGTAAAGGTATATCTGCTGAAAAAGATCATGTGCTTTCATAAATGCTCAAGAGCCGCTACTAAATAGAATAATCACTATTTCGTTTTTGAAGCTTATAATGTTTCGTTTATGTTGCGTCAGAGAGGCGCTGATTCAAACTCATAGCCATTTTGGGGTGTTGTTATATTGAATTCCCTCATATTATGAGGTGTGACTTGTAATCTTAAAATGGTTTTGTATTCACATTGTTAATATTCacaatatgaatatttacaCCCAAGTTGCTAATTTCAAGTCCTTGCTGGAGAACAAAACTTCAGCTAATTAAGATGAACTATATCCATTGTTTTGAGCTGTGGCACAGCACGTCCTTCGACTCAAAGGATGCTCTTGTCTTCCAGAGCGTAACAGATCCAAGACTCTAAGAAGCTTAAACCGCAGGCTTGTCTGTTTAGTATACGGCAGAATTTCTCTTAAATGCCAGTACATATTCAAAGCAATCACTGACCACTCAGAAATCAGCACAGAGAGCAGGAATGATAAGGAGGATGGTCAAGGTTGATATAATAAGGCCTCTCATTAATCTGAAATAAATACTTACAAATATATGTAGCAAACCTACTGGATCTTGTGCAATTACTATATCCTTACAAGTGCAATATTACACTTATTATAGCACAATAATTATATTCATACTAGCGcaataagtacatttgcttCAGTGAAATAATTTACTCTTACCATAGTGCAATATTACAtagtattttaaacatttttatttactattCCAAAACCCGTTTCTGTTGACTgtggatgtttgttgttttatttgtgtggtcttttcttgtttttattctgtctttGAACTGCACTGATCAGGAGTAGCACtaataatttcattttattctgtacAATGGCGATAAAGGctttctatttctatatttcaATACAAACATTGTtagtgtgtttctctcttttacacacacatattctcttTTTCTTGCACTTTACCTCCTGATGTGGCTCCTTTGCATCTAAATGAAAAGAAGTCAAATATTCTGGATTacagctgtgtctgtgtgtcatagCTAAATGCCAACTGTCTCTTGAGAGTGGTTTCAGCCTGTATGCGAACCCCAGGGGTTGAATGGGAGGCTAATGACTAGATATGGCACTGCTGGAATGaagaatgttttaatattaaaatgtataggACATTTTGTACAATTAAATCAGCTGGAACCTGAGAAGAGGCTCAATGTGATCATAACAACAACTATTTAATGGATTGAGTTCCAATTTtgtacagatatttatttaatttattgtttacTGAATTTCCTCTTGTGCCATGAGCAGGTTGATATATTTGGCTTTTAGTGAAATGTCTAGACAACTACAGGATTGATTGAAATGGCATTTTGTACAGACTgtcatggtgcccagaggatgaatgaatcttaataactttggtgatttcctgactttttattttaatttatttaataggGACAATGCAATTTAACAAAGTTTTAATATAGAGCATGAAACTGATGAGCTGCACAGAGAGTGTATAGCTATTacaattctttttttacttGTGTCCCTAGTTGGGCTATTACATGTAGAAAGAAAAATAGCTTTCACTATCATAAAACCCCAATACACtacaaatatagaaatacaatacaattgaCATaccacaatatatatacagcaatatacaaacatacacaaacagactTCAGGGTGAATTTTATCACTTTTGTAttcccttaacttttcatctaacACAATCATCATGTAAAGACTTTAATGTATTTGCCAGATACATTGGTTATGACCAAAGACATGcacaactaatgacattcccattagCCTCAGtcgtactttgtgtttagtccttgttagcaaatgttagcatgctaacatgttaaatGAAGACGGTGAACATGAtaaatattatacctgctaaacatgagcatgttagcaaagTGACAATAGCATTTAGCTCAGAAGAACAGGCtaacagagctgctagcatggctgtagaataTTTTTCTGAAACTGAAAATGCTATTGGTGAATGCTACAACAGGACTTTGTGGGAGCAGTCTGAGTCCGGTCTGCCAAGTTAGGGAATCAAGAGATGTACCTTTACTGTTTCGAAAGAACCGATTGGCAGTTTTTTGGACGCACTCTTCACATCGTAATCAGTTTGCTAAATAAGTAAATTCTCCTTTAGTTATTATTAAGCTGCCTGTCAAGACAGTAAAAAGATTCTGCCAATGTTCCTCGGTCAAAAGGCCtcgtactgtactgtatgtacagaaAAAACAGAACCTGGACCCCTTTACCAGTCCTGGtggtcaccatggcaacagtgGCAACATGCAGGCTGATCATGAGGACTATTGGGAACAAGGAGTTTCAGCATCAGCATATTTAGATGAGCTGAATGCACATAAAGGAAACCAAGAAGtctaaatacttttaaaataccaATTAAGGTTTACGCTTACAAAATATTATCGTGTACTGTTCCTTGCACTGCAATTATAATGCCattgtatttccatttattcCATGTTTTCTTCTAGAAAAAGGAATCTGTCGTCTCAGTACTTTACTAAAGTGACTCCATGCCAACACTTCAGCAATATGCTTTGAAACCCTGAACAAAAGGTCCAGTTACATCCCCAGGGGTATATCAACATGCTTTTTTTCCAGAGGTATGAATGGATTTCCGATGAGAACAATATTTCATGCAAATAATTGATAGTGCACTGATAGAAGCAGGCAGATTATAAGCATTACGCATGGCAGCATGTGGATTCATAAAAGACTGCACCAAAATGTCTCTTAAATGGAGCCATGCAAGTATAATGTGAGTTCACAGTAAATGTCAGCCGGAATAATCATGCAAAAATGCTGAAAGGATAATATGACATAATTATAATGAATGTCCTTGCACGCAGAGGTTGTTCATCCAGGAACATTGTACCACATCTTGTTGTCTGCATGACCTTACTTTGTCTTTGCTCAGGTTAGTGCTGTTGCCAGGATACTATTTCCTATGGCAACACTTGAGCCAGCGAGGTGAGCAGCTCTGAAAGGATCCAGATAACTGGCTGCTCTGTATCCAGTGGACCGGAAGTCCATATATGACCATagaaaaacatgcacaaacGCGCACAGCCGCACACAAACGCGCACAGAAACAGCCTTCAAAGTTCGGTTTGCCTCAGTGTGTTAGCTTATATTTTCTCCACACAACAAAATGACTTCCGGTTGATTCAGCTATGATTATTTGTATCTTTGGAGGTAATTTAATATTAAAAGGTAGTGCCATTAAGGAACAAGAATGCTCCCCTTATTACTCTTATTATCCTTTTTGAAAGATTTATCAGTAATTCTCTACAAGTTAgcgattatttttgttttacactcaAGTTATGTGACAAATGCAGCAAATTCAGCTACCTCTGAataatgattatattttatttatatatatttattgttctgTTGTTCTAAACTCAATTTCCATCCTCATTTAAAGCAAAACGAGTGTGGCACTTCCATTACAAGAAGAACTAAAAGGAATTGTTGTATGAATATGTTATATgaatgctttatgctttatggtCTCCGTCTGTACAAGAGTATACTGCCACCGTTTGTTGCAAGAGTGTTACTACCTCTGTGTGCAATGTTCCTGTTACTGATGTGCAAAAGCATAAAGTAATGTTCAAAATATATCTCTAAGTGTTTGAATCCAACctggaaaataaagtaaattccTTCAGAGCAAAACATCTTACTCTGTTGCACAATTCCAAAGTTGTGTACAATCTTTTACACTTTCCTTGCCTTTGTTTCCTCCCTGTACATTTATAATCTATAGCTGTTGCATTACAGAACACAGTGGCCAAACACCTATGAATGCTTCTCTTTTCACCCGAGTTTCCGGATCATCTTGGTCATCGCTGAACTCAAACAGCTGGACAGGATGCAGCACGTCATCACAACAGCACTACACCTACATTTGCCCACAGATCGTGAACCCTGCTGGATTCAGATGATGAAAGGGTGTGAGCTCATAATACACTGAGCTGCGCTGAGCATTGTATGTCAGGGAGAACTATTCATCAGTGTGACTCCATTATGACTCATCTGTACTAAACACCCACCACCTCTCTTTACAGTGCAAAGCTTCCCTTTGTGCTGCTGAGTGTGTCTCACCCAGTACCTTTTCCTTCCTTTGATTAATAGACCCACAACACAAGGATGTCAGTTTGCTGCATAAGTCTGTACATAGTGGTTACAAAATATGAGCATGGAATCAATTAGATAGGCCTATGCGGCTTTTTAGGAGTAATCAATAGATACAAATAAAAGGAAGGGAAATCTGTGTATAGTTGCAAGTATAGAGTAATCTTCTGTTCCACTGAATGAGACAAACCATGGAAAGATTATGGCAGTGTGCTTGTTTTCCAACTGTTTGCATGGTGCCCCACCTTATCTTTCCTGGACTTGAGACCTGGCCTGTGTGCTGCTGGGTTCTTAAACAGGAATCATTAGTTGAACATATGGATGGATGAACAATTCTCTAGCTTTACATGGGGTTTCTTCAGTTCTTTACAGGTGCTGTGGGAGACCCATAGAATATAAAACCATAGAATACAAAATCATGAATCAAATCATTGTATGAAATATTAATGCTGTTTGGTTTCATAGCAACAGGAAAAGTgaactattatttattattttatgggTCACTAATTTCCTAATATTTTTTTGGAAGTTTCATAGAAACttctaaaacattatttattgctAATCAGTGAGGAAATGACAATGCTCAATTAACATAATTTCAATCAATTaatgattcattattaattgattgtttaatCTAGTGAGTGTTTCAGTATTTCTCTATGGTCAAGCAATTCTAAATATATGAGGAATTCAATTCCCAATAATAAACGACTAATTGCATTTTACTTGGGTTTAAATGTTGTAGTTAAAGGAAAAATCTATTTTCCGAGTGGGTACCAAATGACTTCTCTATGAGCATGAGGTATCTTACGCAAGTTAAATAAATATGGGTTAACTAGTTGTTTACATGTTGACAGATGCTACTGCATGAGTAtgtataagtacatttactcaagtagcctactgtactaaagtacagttttgaggtactaGTAAATTCAGTATTACTTTTTtggctactttatacttcaatattgtactttttgctGCACTACATGTATTTGGTAACTTAAGTTATTACTTACTTTCCGCATTCAGattaattatacaaaatataatcaacaaataattatattattactttattaacaCTGTATTGATCTCCAGGGAAATTCACAATACCCagtatataaagttatataaagaaatgtataaaatacacaacaaaaataacacaccacaccacactcaCCATCTTTAATATTAAAGGGATATACACATTTATGCATGAATAATCATAATCCCATAATATAGCAAACAGTATGctgaaatgggtcattctgtagaatgagtacttttggtaagtatatgttgatgctaatacttttatacttttagttaagcaacattttaaatgcaagatTTTTATTCATACTACACTGTGGtaatgctacttttacttatCGTTTAAAAGACACTTCTTGTACAACTGTGCATGAGCATAGCTGTAAATCTCAAATGCAGGGTAAAAAATGAATGGCTAGTGAATGCCTCTCAACAGATTACCACTGTGTTTTGGCTGGTAAGTGATACAAATCTACTTGCCACTTGCATACTTTTCCAGCTTTTGGCTGCTATTTTTTGCCCTGCTCTATTATATCACTATGTGAAGAGCTCACTGTACATAACTCCTGCAGTTCTTACCCCTCGCCGCCTGGTTGCAGCAACAAGCGCTCGGAGGTGCATGTATCCACCATGGTCTCGACGCCCATATGAGGCGTTTACTTTCATATGTCCGCATTTTAAGTAGgacagtaaacagtaaaagcTTTCTCTGTCCTGTTGCAGTTGCACTCATATATCAGATATTACAATGTCAAGGTTTCTTCTCAGAGGCAACCTCAGGAGATGCATTGCCTCTCAGATTAGGATGGCATCTGATCAGGTAACGTTAAACTGCGCTGGACTGGTGACAGAGGACTTTTGGGATGTTAGCATTAGCTTGTAGTTGTTATCGGACAAAGTAGCAAGGCTAGCTAGTTGCTGACTTGTAGTCAGGTTTCACTTCTTGTTTATCGATGACATTTCCGTGTATGCACGTTAAAGTTTAAGTTAGAAAAGTTGCTAATCAACAACTCTGAACTAAAAAGCTCTTGTTTTACTGTCTGTGGTGGAATGTAACGCATTACATTTTGCTCAAGTAAcgttactttactttagtacaCATTTGAGATACTACTGTACTTGAGAATTTTCGTTTTAGGCTACTTTACTTTTTGCTCTACTTTGACAACATTAGATCATGCTGCAGACTGTAATGAACCAGGAATACAATTCGacaaatggatgttttttgttttatttgattcagTTCTGTGTATGGTGAACACTGAGGCGAAAAGTTGGAATATTTCATATCTATCTTATTCTTTAATTTTGTTGTccctacttttactaaagtataTGACCTCTGTACTTCCTCCAGAACTTGTGACAATGAAAGTCAATGAAACAATATGCACTTTTTCCACCAAAGACTTTATTGAACAATGCAGAACAGGGACATATCAACAGACAATAAATGGGTTTAGTAGCAGGAATAGAAGTGTAACCTTTAGCAGTGACAGCATAATAAAGGAattcataaaacaaacacattaaatgttCTGCACCATGTTTTCCAAAATATTAATTGAGTTTTCTGTTCTGTTATGGAGATGGGATTGCATAAGAGCTCACAAGAGTCTAATTTAGGAACACTGTTGTGTTCTTGATTTATAGCTATTATATTTCCCGAacagataaagacatttaagacaATTGTGAATTATATTGTACTAGTATAAGCTTGTGAATTATATTGTTAGTATAAACGGATAGAAACAAGACCATGTATTCAGAGAAATTAGGTAGTTTACTGAAGCAACCAATAAATCGACGTCTGTACAACATTTTTATTGGTGTGTACCAGCAGTAAAAAGTGCACTGCTTGTATTTTAGGTTACATGATAAGCACATAGGTGAAAAACCAGGTTGACCACCAGAAGATAGTCTAGGAATAATAGCTACTGTACTTGTATGAGAATTGTGGCAATTTCCTCTGCTTATTCCAGCTTGGCGAGTTGGGCAAGGGAGCAGGtaaaggtggaggtggaggaggctcTGTGAGGGAGGCAGGGGGTGCATTTGGAAAGCGAGAAGTGGCAGAAGAGGAGCGGTACTTCAGGTGAGAAACATGCCATTATAGTAGTAATCACACTGGCGAAGGCTCCTGCCTGTCTCCTTGGTTTTCCACACGATTTGAACCTAGTCACTTTGTTTCCACCTGCAGGCAGAAGGAGAGGGCGCAGATGGAGGCACTGAGGAAGCATCACTCAGAGGAGATTGATCACCACAAGAAGGAGATTGAGCGCCTGCAAAAGGAGATTGACCGCCACAAGGGCAAAATCAGAAAGCTGAACCATGATGACTGAGGCTCGGAAGCCTGGTCCTCTATTAAATAGTTGACTGCTGGTCAAGGCACGTCCTCTACAAGACTTCATCTGATCAGTAAAGCAGttaacttttttatttcattaaagtgTTTGAACATCTGTGAGTCTTTGTAAATTTCGTTTGTGTTTTGTCAAATGTCATCTGTGGGTTGTGCTTTGAGTATCTGTTTGTTAGAAAAATTAGGCTGATCCTGTAGTCTGCACAGAATAGATGCATTACATTGGGCCGAAGTCGTGTCGGTCAAAGTTCATCCTCTGTGGTTGGATAGTTGATAATAAAGCGCTTGTTTTAAGTCAACGCACTGTCCGCCCAGGTTGAATTATGTAGCTACTTCGCCGGGATGTAACTATCCTCTAGCTTTGTTTATATGAAATCAAAGCTTATTTTCTACTTTATGTAAAGTAATATATCATACCTTTTGCAAGACACAGAAATTATACTAAGGATATAACACTGCATTTGGTGGCGATTATGTTGCAAATCGCCATGAAATGTAGCCAAAACGAACACACCCGCCCCTCTGCGCGTTCCACCACCCAAATCTCGCGATGATTGCTGAACGGTGGCGTTGTTCGGGCGAGCCGACGACGAGACCGTAGCTGTCTGGAAATTTGTCTCGTGGGTTGGACTCAAACGTATTCTTCATAATTGACATTTTTTGTACGTGCGGAAAGTTAATCGTTCCACATTTTTACACTCGCCATTATTAGTGTTCCGAATTGGACTGGTGAGTTTTGCTAACTAT
This region of Cottoperca gobio chromosome 11, fCotGob3.1, whole genome shotgun sequence genomic DNA includes:
- the atp5if1a gene encoding ATPase inhibitor A, mitochondrial; this encodes MSRFLLRGNLRRCIASQIRMASDQLGELGKGAGKGGGGGGSVREAGGAFGKREVAEEERYFRQKERAQMEALRKHHSEEIDHHKKEIERLQKEIDRHKGKIRKLNHDD